One Streptomyces sp. ML-6 genomic region harbors:
- a CDS encoding SGNH/GDSL hydrolase family protein, with amino-acid sequence MTGRGPARRGVLTAAASLAAVAAAAPGARAAERPGGGNRSRWTTSWATAQTAPTATDTVASTGLTDATFTAHVRLSAGGNVRLRYGHAFGTVPVLVGPVTAGGRPVTFGGRRQAWLAAGASLTSDPVDGLRAAEAARLTVETRLPGPTGPLSFHRNTHASHFVDGERTASVFLLTGVEVTGAHGPVVAVLGDSITEGVGTPDDADLRWPDQLARRLPGSAVANLGVSGNRMLLDDARFGPGGQARFDRDVLSLPGLRTVLVHLGVNDLQQPPSQTDPARVLAGYRQLVLRARNAGLRAVGATITPFEGWIRWTPELEEVRQRINAAVRTGHVFDAVADFDAALRDPHRPSRMAAAYDSGDGLHPNPAGHAALAAAVDRRHLL; translated from the coding sequence GTGACCGGGCGGGGACCCGCGAGACGCGGGGTACTGACGGCGGCGGCCTCCCTGGCGGCGGTCGCCGCCGCGGCGCCGGGGGCCCGGGCGGCCGAGCGGCCGGGCGGCGGGAACCGGTCGCGCTGGACGACGTCCTGGGCGACCGCGCAGACCGCGCCGACCGCCACCGACACGGTGGCGAGCACCGGCCTGACCGACGCCACCTTCACCGCGCACGTACGGCTGTCCGCGGGCGGGAACGTGCGGCTGCGCTACGGGCACGCCTTCGGCACCGTCCCGGTCCTCGTCGGCCCGGTGACGGCGGGCGGCCGGCCGGTGACGTTCGGCGGGCGGCGCCAGGCGTGGCTCGCGGCCGGCGCCTCGCTGACCAGCGACCCGGTCGACGGCCTGCGGGCCGCCGAGGCGGCGCGGCTGACGGTGGAGACCCGGCTCCCCGGACCCACCGGGCCGCTGTCCTTCCACCGCAACACCCACGCCTCGCACTTCGTCGACGGCGAGCGCACCGCCTCGGTTTTCCTGCTGACGGGCGTCGAGGTGACGGGGGCGCACGGGCCGGTGGTCGCGGTGCTGGGCGACTCCATCACGGAGGGCGTGGGCACGCCGGACGACGCCGATCTGCGCTGGCCCGACCAGCTGGCCCGGCGCCTGCCCGGCTCCGCCGTCGCCAACCTCGGCGTCAGCGGCAACCGGATGCTGCTGGACGACGCCCGGTTCGGTCCCGGCGGCCAGGCCCGCTTCGACCGCGACGTGCTGTCGCTGCCGGGGCTGCGGACCGTACTGGTCCACCTCGGCGTCAACGACCTCCAGCAGCCGCCGAGCCAGACCGATCCGGCGCGCGTCCTGGCCGGGTACCGGCAACTGGTGCTGCGCGCCCGCAACGCCGGACTGCGGGCGGTCGGCGCGACCATCACCCCGTTCGAGGGCTGGATCCGCTGGACGCCGGAGCTGGAAGAGGTCCGGCAGCGGATCAACGCCGCCGTACGGACCGGGCACGTCTTCGACGCCGTGGCCGACTTCGACGCGGCCCTGCGCGACCCGCACCGCCCGTCGCGCATGGCGGCCGCGTACGACAGCGGCGACGGACTCCACCCCAACCCCGCCGGTCACGCCGCGCTCGCCGCGGCCGTCGACCGCCGACACCTTCTGTGA
- a CDS encoding carbohydrate ABC transporter permease, translated as MATTELPAPGATGKSRPVKNGKPLTVGRIALYATLTVVSLLMVVPFVWMVLTSLKTPVEIASQDAGLLPEHWEFGNYVDALKAAPFATYARNSFIIAFSHTVINVLLASMAGYALARIRFRGSEVIFYLFIAALMIPTYTKVLPEFLIVRFMPLAGGNDIFGQGGSGWLDSWWALIIPGAVTPFAVFLFRQFYLDLPVELEEAARLDGLGEFRIYARIMTPQVKPALTTVALLTFESSWNNFLWPLLVTRTDSLRVIQVGLSVFKTENGTQWHFLMAGTTLATLPMVILFLIGQRYFVQGFATAGLK; from the coding sequence GTGGCCACAACTGAGCTGCCCGCGCCGGGGGCCACGGGCAAGTCCCGGCCGGTGAAGAACGGCAAACCGCTCACCGTCGGCCGGATCGCGCTCTACGCGACCCTCACCGTCGTCTCCCTGCTCATGGTGGTGCCGTTCGTCTGGATGGTGCTCACCTCGCTCAAGACGCCGGTGGAGATCGCCTCGCAGGACGCCGGACTGCTGCCGGAGCACTGGGAGTTCGGGAACTACGTCGATGCGCTGAAGGCGGCGCCGTTCGCGACGTACGCGCGCAACAGCTTCATCATCGCGTTCAGCCACACCGTGATCAATGTGCTGCTCGCGTCGATGGCCGGGTACGCGCTGGCCCGGATCAGGTTCCGGGGCAGCGAGGTCATCTTCTACCTGTTCATCGCCGCCCTGATGATCCCGACCTACACCAAGGTCCTGCCCGAGTTCCTCATCGTCCGCTTCATGCCGCTGGCCGGCGGCAACGACATCTTCGGCCAGGGCGGCAGCGGCTGGCTGGACTCCTGGTGGGCGCTGATCATTCCCGGCGCCGTCACCCCGTTCGCGGTCTTCCTCTTCCGCCAGTTCTACCTGGACCTGCCGGTGGAGCTGGAGGAGGCGGCCAGGCTCGACGGTCTGGGCGAGTTCCGGATCTACGCCCGCATCATGACCCCGCAGGTCAAGCCCGCGCTCACCACCGTGGCACTGCTGACCTTCGAGTCGTCGTGGAACAACTTCCTGTGGCCGCTGCTGGTGACCCGTACGGACAGCCTGCGGGTGATCCAGGTGGGGCTCTCCGTCTTCAAGACGGAGAACGGCACCCAGTGGCACTTCCTGATGGCCGGCACCACGCTGGCCACCCTGCCCATGGTCATTCTCTTCCTCATCGGCCAGCGCTACTTCGTGCAGGGCTTCGCAACCGCCGGTCTCAAGTGA
- a CDS encoding DUF624 domain-containing protein — MQATLSSGWPTLLRRLEFIAYPAAAGAAFTVLALGVVTWLPALAAMGYALQRWRAEGDSRCFVHTFTAFPRYWRALWRHSLVSTAAVFVLIANIVHLLGRSEPWTFVLLAAQVGIAAAFTIHHVALAAEAGRSPDGTVRTWSRGALALGFGSPARGTALLGAVVSAALLSLVVPLGPLLLGPSIPVLLALSFADPRRHTP; from the coding sequence ATGCAGGCAACCCTCTCGTCCGGCTGGCCGACGCTGCTGCGGCGGCTGGAGTTCATCGCCTACCCGGCCGCCGCCGGGGCCGCGTTCACCGTGCTGGCGCTCGGTGTCGTGACCTGGCTGCCCGCGCTCGCCGCGATGGGGTACGCCCTGCAGCGGTGGCGGGCGGAGGGCGACAGCCGTTGCTTCGTCCACACGTTCACCGCGTTCCCCCGGTACTGGCGCGCCCTGTGGCGGCACTCGCTGGTGTCCACGGCCGCCGTGTTCGTCCTGATCGCCAACATCGTCCATCTGCTGGGCCGTTCGGAGCCGTGGACGTTCGTGCTGCTCGCCGCGCAGGTGGGCATCGCCGCCGCATTCACCATCCATCATGTGGCGCTCGCGGCGGAGGCGGGCCGTTCGCCGGACGGCACGGTCCGCACCTGGTCGCGCGGGGCGCTGGCCCTCGGTTTCGGGTCACCGGCCCGGGGCACCGCCCTGCTCGGCGCGGTGGTCTCCGCCGCGCTGCTCTCCCTCGTCGTACCGCTGGGCCCCCTGCTCCTCGGCCCCAGCATCCCCGTACTGCTCGCCCTGTCCTTCGCAGACCCCAGGAGGCACACCCCATGA
- a CDS encoding SDR family NAD(P)-dependent oxidoreductase — protein MSADLNGSRALVTGAGHGIGRAIAVALAEAGADVAVHYHSSADEAANTVSAIEALGRRAKAFRADVTVTAEVDRLVEEAAGFLGGLDVLVCNAGHLIGRATVAEMSDDHFDKVLSTNLTSTFRTVRAALPHLRKSSAGRIVTMSSLAAHNGGGPGSVAYAAAKAGVRGFTKGLAKELGGTGITVNTVAPGFIKGTAFHDTFTAPEAQQAMEAGIPVGRAGTPEDVAAAVVHLASPSSGFLTATTVDIDGGAWPR, from the coding sequence ATGTCTGCTGATCTCAACGGCTCCCGCGCACTGGTGACGGGGGCGGGCCACGGAATCGGCCGTGCCATCGCCGTCGCGCTCGCCGAGGCCGGTGCCGATGTCGCCGTCCACTACCACTCCTCCGCCGACGAGGCCGCGAACACCGTCTCCGCGATCGAGGCACTGGGCCGCCGGGCGAAGGCGTTCCGGGCCGATGTCACGGTGACCGCCGAGGTGGACCGGCTCGTCGAGGAGGCGGCCGGCTTCCTCGGCGGCCTGGACGTCCTCGTCTGCAACGCGGGCCACCTGATCGGCCGGGCCACCGTCGCCGAGATGTCCGACGACCACTTCGACAAGGTCCTCTCCACCAATCTGACGTCCACCTTCCGCACCGTGCGCGCCGCCCTGCCGCATCTCAGGAAATCCTCGGCCGGGCGCATCGTCACCATGTCCTCGCTGGCCGCGCACAACGGCGGCGGCCCCGGTTCGGTGGCCTACGCGGCGGCCAAGGCCGGGGTCCGCGGGTTCACCAAGGGCCTGGCCAAGGAGCTCGGCGGCACCGGCATCACGGTCAACACCGTGGCCCCCGGCTTCATCAAGGGCACCGCCTTCCACGACACGTTCACCGCCCCCGAGGCACAGCAGGCGATGGAAGCGGGCATCCCGGTCGGCCGGGCCGGCACACCGGAGGACGTCGCCGCCGCGGTCGTGCACCTGGCCTCGCCCTCGTCCGGCTTCCTGACCGCCACCACGGTGGACATCGACGGTGGGGCGTGGCCGCGTTGA
- a CDS encoding sugar ABC transporter permease codes for MGATSVLKARPARPPSPAGRPVAKKRPGRAPVGPGRRRQRAGMLMVAPALLHASLWIGLPVVASVVLAFTKYDVLTPPQFVGLDNFRDMMGDAVFRKSIVNTVVYTFFTVPFGMMLGLLMALALHTGLKARGVFRTAVFLPQVTATVAIALVWLWIYNPGNGLLNTLLSFLGIDGPAWLSSTSWAMPSVILVGIWQGIGMKMLIYLAALQSLPKELYEAASVDGASKVRQFFSITLPLLKPATFFVLITSMISAFQSFDQIYILTDGGPANSTTMMTYEIYKSAFREFRVGYACAQSLVLFVLLMGFTLVNRRIMGGTRGHN; via the coding sequence GTGGGAGCAACATCCGTACTCAAGGCCCGGCCCGCCCGGCCGCCCTCCCCCGCCGGGCGCCCGGTCGCGAAGAAGCGTCCCGGCCGCGCGCCGGTGGGACCGGGGCGCCGCAGGCAACGCGCCGGCATGCTCATGGTGGCGCCCGCGCTGCTGCACGCCTCGCTCTGGATCGGCCTGCCGGTCGTCGCCTCAGTGGTCCTGGCCTTCACCAAGTACGACGTGCTGACGCCGCCGCAGTTCGTGGGGCTGGACAACTTCCGGGACATGATGGGCGACGCGGTCTTCCGCAAGTCCATCGTCAACACCGTCGTCTACACCTTCTTCACCGTGCCGTTCGGCATGATGCTGGGGCTGCTCATGGCCCTGGCGCTGCACACCGGGCTGAAGGCGCGGGGCGTCTTCCGCACCGCGGTCTTCCTGCCGCAGGTGACGGCGACCGTCGCGATCGCGCTGGTCTGGCTGTGGATCTACAACCCGGGCAACGGGCTGCTGAACACGCTCCTGTCGTTCCTCGGGATCGACGGACCGGCCTGGCTGTCCTCGACCTCGTGGGCGATGCCGTCGGTGATCCTGGTCGGCATCTGGCAGGGCATCGGCATGAAGATGCTCATCTACCTGGCCGCGTTGCAGTCCCTGCCCAAGGAGCTGTACGAGGCGGCCTCGGTGGACGGCGCCTCGAAGGTGCGGCAGTTCTTCTCGATCACACTGCCGCTGCTGAAGCCCGCGACGTTCTTCGTGCTCATCACGTCGATGATCAGCGCGTTCCAGTCCTTCGACCAGATCTACATCCTGACCGACGGCGGTCCCGCCAACAGCACCACCATGATGACGTACGAGATCTACAAGTCCGCCTTCCGGGAGTTCCGCGTCGGCTACGCCTGCGCGCAGTCACTGGTGCTGTTCGTGCTGCTGATGGGCTTCACCCTGGTCAACCGGCGGATCATGGGAGGCACCCGTGGCCACAACTGA
- a CDS encoding heparinase II/III family protein, with amino-acid sequence MAALRRIARERGGWWHAYVCPAHGVELDHGDLLAGVFPEGGARCAYGCRVDDEAVRGAWLVLSHQAWARHLRVLAHRGERAEAVARLVEYAGLYAELATERHGEAQSWMLRGRLFHQALTDAIWAVNIGHAVSTLAEHSTDDLAGVLPLLDSLEEAALGARDLLTGQGHLASNYTAWLNAAGAAASRAAAAARGLEWDGGKRWLEGEHGLYAHLRVAVADDGWEWEGSTYYHGFVLRAALLALRGTDPAALPSDVVDVLAGMTDVLVAIATPGGILPALHDGPYLRGPLALEWLELVALAQQLVPSPVLDAVAGRARAELGGSDDGLDGELGGWFAGPPLAERPAPGPLTVFPTAGYAVLRHAGIHALLDFGPHGGSHGHRDKLSLYLYGDTTPWQPDPGQVPYAHLEFRDLYASTGAHPAFRVGGAEQAECAGRLLGSDGSSVTAEVTAAYEGVRAVRRVVLGDSYLVDLLTVDAGTERSLAAQLRPGVALDVQLQPSGEVRTTWYGDETLHGWHTHTPGRTVRPVARPGTGPADDPQRVRTRVDFTTRSDRVTFASVYQAASAGPAVSEVRLDGDGVLTVALTDGSSARFRTED; translated from the coding sequence GTGGCCGCGTTGAGGCGGATCGCCCGGGAGCGGGGCGGCTGGTGGCACGCGTACGTCTGCCCGGCGCACGGCGTGGAGCTCGACCACGGTGATCTGCTGGCCGGGGTGTTCCCCGAGGGCGGTGCGCGCTGCGCGTACGGCTGCCGGGTGGACGACGAGGCGGTGCGCGGCGCCTGGCTGGTGCTGTCGCACCAGGCGTGGGCGCGGCACCTGCGGGTGCTCGCGCACCGCGGGGAGCGCGCCGAGGCGGTGGCGCGGCTGGTGGAGTACGCCGGGCTGTACGCGGAGCTGGCCACCGAACGGCACGGCGAGGCGCAGAGCTGGATGCTGCGCGGCCGGCTGTTCCACCAGGCGCTGACCGACGCCATCTGGGCGGTGAACATCGGGCACGCCGTGAGCACGCTCGCCGAGCACTCCACCGACGACCTGGCCGGGGTGCTGCCGCTGCTGGACTCGCTGGAGGAGGCCGCTCTCGGCGCCCGGGACCTGCTCACCGGCCAGGGCCATCTGGCCTCCAACTACACCGCGTGGCTCAACGCGGCCGGTGCGGCGGCGAGCCGGGCCGCGGCCGCGGCGCGCGGCCTGGAGTGGGACGGCGGGAAGCGGTGGCTGGAGGGCGAGCACGGGCTGTACGCGCATCTGCGGGTCGCGGTCGCCGACGACGGCTGGGAGTGGGAGGGCAGCACGTACTACCACGGGTTCGTGCTGCGGGCCGCGCTGCTGGCGCTGCGCGGCACCGACCCCGCCGCCCTGCCGTCCGACGTGGTGGACGTGCTGGCCGGGATGACGGACGTGCTGGTGGCGATCGCCACGCCGGGCGGCATCCTCCCGGCGCTGCACGACGGCCCGTACCTGCGCGGTCCGCTCGCCCTGGAGTGGCTCGAACTCGTGGCCCTGGCCCAGCAGTTGGTGCCTTCCCCCGTGCTGGACGCGGTGGCCGGGCGGGCCCGGGCCGAGCTCGGCGGGAGCGACGACGGGCTCGACGGCGAGCTGGGCGGCTGGTTCGCCGGGCCGCCGCTGGCCGAGCGCCCGGCACCCGGCCCGCTCACGGTGTTCCCGACGGCCGGGTACGCGGTGCTGCGCCACGCGGGCATCCACGCGCTGCTGGACTTCGGTCCGCACGGGGGCTCGCACGGGCACCGCGACAAGCTGTCGCTGTATCTGTACGGGGACACCACCCCCTGGCAGCCCGACCCGGGTCAGGTGCCGTACGCGCACCTGGAGTTCCGCGACCTGTACGCCTCGACCGGGGCCCATCCCGCGTTCCGGGTGGGCGGTGCGGAGCAGGCCGAGTGCGCCGGCCGGCTGCTGGGCTCGGACGGTTCGTCCGTCACCGCCGAGGTGACGGCGGCGTACGAGGGGGTGCGGGCGGTGCGCCGGGTCGTGCTCGGCGACAGTTATCTGGTCGACCTGTTGACCGTGGACGCCGGGACCGAGCGGAGCCTGGCCGCGCAGCTGCGCCCCGGTGTCGCGCTGGACGTCCAGCTCCAGCCCTCGGGCGAGGTGCGCACCACCTGGTACGGCGACGAGACCCTGCACGGCTGGCACACCCACACCCCGGGCCGGACCGTGCGCCCGGTCGCCCGGCCGGGCACGGGCCCCGCGGACGATCCGCAACGAGTGCGCACCCGGGTCGACTTCACCACGCGGTCGGACCGGGTCACGTTCGCCTCGGTGTACCAGGCGGCGTCGGCCGGCCCCGCCGTGAGCGAGGTGCGGCTGGACGGCGACGGGGTGCTGACCGTGGCACTGACCGACGGAAGTTCCGCGCGGTTCCGGACGGAGGACTGA
- a CDS encoding right-handed parallel beta-helix repeat-containing protein translates to MSRVLRTTLVAALAAGAPLAFPPPSVAAEAATAYYVSPSGSDANSGTSAGSPLATIQKAVDLAPTGATVHLAAGTYRQDVVTKRSGVTLTGPSNAVVKGAGDARIIQVRHDSTTLSGFTVDGLHGSSSDVSGYRLKLIYVMSTTPGNGVGALRITGMTLKNAADECLRVRYLVTGADISGNTITNCGVADFKFGGGGKNGEGIYLGTAPEQQGANGAPDAAPDISRNNRIHHNTIATQGNECVDVKENSTNNYVEYNDCSGQKDPSSGGLDARGSGNIFRYNTVHDNVGAGIRLGGDTATDGIDTSVYGNTITDNAGGGIKFMRTPQGPVCTNTMSGNTGGDAVGTYGGEYDPTGACPR, encoded by the coding sequence ATGAGCCGTGTCCTGCGCACCACCCTCGTCGCCGCGCTCGCCGCCGGCGCGCCGCTCGCCTTCCCCCCGCCGTCGGTGGCCGCCGAGGCCGCCACCGCGTACTACGTGTCGCCGTCCGGCAGCGACGCCAACTCCGGTACGTCGGCGGGCTCCCCGCTGGCCACGATCCAGAAGGCGGTCGATCTGGCGCCGACCGGCGCCACGGTGCACCTCGCCGCGGGGACGTACCGGCAGGACGTGGTGACCAAGCGTTCCGGGGTCACCCTCACCGGCCCGTCGAACGCCGTGGTGAAGGGGGCCGGTGACGCCCGCATCATCCAGGTGCGGCACGACTCGACGACGCTCAGCGGTTTCACCGTGGACGGGCTGCACGGCTCGTCCTCCGACGTGTCGGGGTACCGCCTCAAACTCATCTATGTCATGAGCACGACCCCCGGTAACGGGGTGGGTGCGCTGCGGATCACCGGGATGACGCTGAAGAACGCCGCCGACGAGTGCCTGCGGGTGCGCTATCTGGTGACCGGGGCGGACATCTCCGGGAACACCATCACCAACTGCGGGGTCGCCGACTTCAAGTTCGGCGGGGGCGGCAAGAACGGCGAGGGCATCTACCTCGGCACGGCCCCCGAGCAACAGGGCGCGAACGGCGCCCCGGACGCGGCCCCCGACATCAGCAGGAACAACCGCATCCATCACAACACCATCGCCACCCAGGGCAACGAGTGCGTGGACGTGAAGGAGAACTCGACCAACAACTACGTCGAGTACAACGACTGCAGCGGCCAGAAGGACCCCAGCTCCGGCGGACTGGACGCGCGCGGCAGCGGCAACATCTTCCGCTACAACACCGTTCACGACAACGTGGGCGCGGGCATCCGGCTCGGCGGTGACACCGCCACCGACGGCATCGACACCAGTGTTTACGGCAACACCATCACCGACAACGCGGGCGGCGGCATCAAGTTCATGCGCACCCCGCAGGGCCCGGTGTGCACCAACACCATGAGCGGCAACACCGGCGGCGACGCGGTCGGCACCTACGGCGGCGAGTACGACCCGACGGGTGCGTGCCCCCGGTGA